From one Montipora capricornis isolate CH-2021 chromosome 10, ASM3666992v2, whole genome shotgun sequence genomic stretch:
- the LOC138018885 gene encoding uncharacterized protein gives MGSPLGPLLANVFMSSIEENLEREGKLPSFYRRYVDDTLTIMPNIATASNFLNTLNKAHSSVKFTMETECNGMLPYLGIQLLNRSPQIETKVYVKPMNSSLLLHYQSHVDNRYKQGLLRTMLGRAHSLSSSWSHFSDECDRLKTVFSRLKYPKHLIDSAIKNFVDSKVCDQQRPLLPTKETDTIRVVLPFKDQTSANFVKGQLKDLSLKVNTNIQPVFVSRKIDQELNVKEAKPSIVNEQCVVYKYQCDLCDAGYIGYTRGHLHNRVKGHKQQSSAIAKHCKNVHGRIPQDLLKCFEVLKKCRNKFDCLLYEMLYIRTLKPNLYVQSDSIRAKVFL, from the coding sequence ATGGGTTCCCCCCTTGGTCCCCTGCTAGCTAATGTGTTCATGTCTTCAATTGAGGAAAACCTCGAGCGAGAGGGTAAACTCCCTTCTTTCTATCGAAGGTACGTTGATGATACACTTACTATCATGCCAAATATCGCAACAGCATCCAACTTCCTGAACACGCTTAACAAGGCACATTCTTCCGTAAAATTTACGATGGAAACCGAATGCAATGGCATGCTCCCTTATTTGGGCATCCAGTTACTGAACCGATCGCCCCAAATAGAGACAAAGGTGTACGTAAAACCCATGAATTCAAGTCTCCTCTTACATTACCAAAGTCACGTTGACAATCGGTACAAACAGGGTTTACTCCGAACTATGCTGGGTCGAGCACATAGTTTATCTTCCTCTTGGTCACACTTCTCAGACGAATGTGACCGATTGAAGACAGTATTCTCGCGTTTAAAGTACCCCAAACACCTCATCGACTCTGCCATCAAAAATTTCGTTGACTCAAAGGTTTGTGACCAGCAGCGACCATTATTGCCAACTAAAGAGACGGACACAATTCGAGTGGTTCTACCATTTAAAGACCAAACCTCAGCAAATTTTGTGAAAGGACAACTCAAGGATCTGAGCCTAAAAGTGAACACCAACATCCAGCCCGTATTTGTCAGCCGAAAAATTGATCAAGAACTGAATGTGAAAGAAGCAAAGCCATCGATCGTAAATGAACAGTGTGTTGTTTATAAATAccaatgtgacctgtgcgatgcaggttataTAGGatacacacgcggacatttacacaatcgtgtaaaAGGACATAAACAACAGTCCTCGGCCATTGCCAAACATTGCAAGAACGTACACGGGAGGATCCCTCAGGACCTACTGAAATGCTTTGAAGTTCTTAAGAAGTGcaggaacaaatttgactgcttattGTATGAAATGCTTTATATAAGAACTTTAAAGCCAAACCTGTACGTGCAATCGGACTCtattcgtgcgaaagtatttTTGTAA